One window from the genome of Ailuropoda melanoleuca isolate Jingjing chromosome 5, ASM200744v2, whole genome shotgun sequence encodes:
- the PIGBOS1 gene encoding protein PIGBOS1, whose product MFGRLTLPQLLFASILGIAGGLYIYQPIFEQYYRDQMELKEKLKLAQESEEKKS is encoded by the coding sequence ATGTTTGGGAGATTGACTCTTCCACAACTGCTTTTTGCTAGCATCCTTGGAATTGCTGGAGGACTGTATATTTATCAACCAATATTTGAACAGTATTACCGAGATCAgatggaattaaaagaaaagttgaaattgGCACAAGaatcagaagagaagaaaagttaa